The DNA sequence GCCCGCCGTCGACGCTCACGTCGACGCGCTCGACGGGCGCCCCGCCCGACCACGCGACGCCCTCGACCGTCGCGTCGCGACCGGCGCGGAGCGTCGAGCCCGCCTGCGGGGCGGCGATGAGGGCGCGCAGGCGCATCCGCGTTACGGGCTCGATCGTGCGGCCCTCCGCGTCGGCGTACACGTAGCGCTCCGTCTGGAACCAGCCTTCGAACGGCGCCGCGATCGCCTCGATCGCGTCGAGCCATTTCACGCTCGCCATGCCGTACCAGCCGGGAACGAGAAGGCGCACGGGGCCCCCGTGGTCGCGCGGGAGCGGTTCGCCGTTCATCGACCAGACAAGGAGCACGTCGGGGTGGTGCGCCTCCTCCACGGTGAGGCTCCGCTCGTACGCCATCTCGCGCCCGCCCTCGACGCCGCGGTCGAGGCCGCGGAAGAGGAGCTCCACGGCGCCCGGTTCGATCCCGGCTTCGGAGAGCACGGAGGCGAGCGGCGTCCCCGTCCACGTCGCGGTGCTCACGGCGCCCTCGTCCCAGGGCGTGCCCTTCGGGACGGGCGTCATGCGCGTGCGCCCGTTCCCGGCGCACTCCATCGTGACGGTGAGCGTCCGCGCGGGGCGCGCCGCAAGATCCGCGTAGGAGAGGCCGAGGCGGCGCGCGACGAGGCCTCCGACCGAGAGGCGCCAGCGCTCGCGGTCGACCTTCGGGACGTCGAAGTGGTTGCGCACGTAATGGAGCGCCGTCGGGGTCGTCGAGCCCTGGAGCGCGGCGATCGGGGTCGAGGCGTTGAACGGCCGCTCCTCGATCGTGCGGCGGGCGAGGCCGGCGAGCATGGACCCGCGTACGCGCCCGGGATGGAAAGAGGCTGCGGCTTCAGGCCCCGTAGCGCGCGAGGCGGGCGCGGAAATCCTTCTCGCACATCGCGCAGCAGAGCACGTCGCTCCGGCCCGCCACGCGCAGGCGCCGGCCGGCGCCGTGCACGGGCCCCCCGCAGGCGGGGCACACGACGGCGACGGCCTCCCCGGCCTCGTCCGCCAAGGCCCCCGGTCGCTCGGCGGCGACGCGGGCGACCTTCACGTCCCGCGCGCCCGCGGTCGCGCGCGCCGCGGCCACGACCTTCGCGACGTCGCCCGCCTTCACGCGGTAGCGCGCGAGGATGCGGCCGTCCGCAAGCGTGATCGTTTCGACGGCGCCCGGGAGCGCCGCGAGCGCGGGTGCCGGATGCGCGCCCCGGTAGGGGCTCGCCTCGAGCACGACGTCGTCGAGGCCGAGCGCCGCCGCGTCGACGCGCGCGCCCAGGCGCGGATGAGGCCGAGGTCCTCGAGGCGCTTGAGCCGGGCCACCACGGTCGGCGCGGTCGACCCCGCCTCCCGGACGAGGGCGCGCAGGCTCCGCGGGCGTCGTGGGCCACGACCGTCCCTCGTCGCGCCGGGTCGTGAAATTTCGCGACGGGCTTGACAAATGTCAAGCGCAAGGCCGTTCAATACCGGTCGCCTCCGGGGTCACGATGGAGCAGACGACGCTCAAGGTCGGCGGAATGACGTGCGCCTCGTGCGTGCGCACCGTCGAGGATGCGCTGAAGCAGGTGCCCGGCGTGACGGAGGCGCGCGTGAATCTCGCGACGGAGGAGGCGCGGGTGGCGTTCGACCCCGCCCGCGCGCCGCCCGAGGCCCTCGCCGCCGCGGTGCGCGGCGCGGGATACGACGTCATCGACGACGCGACGCGCGAGGCGACGGCCGCGTACCGCGAAACCGAGGCGCGCCGCCGCGCGCGCCAGTTCCACGTCGCGGGTTTCCTCGCCGTTCCCATCCTCGTCCTGAGCATGGGCCTCGAGCTCGCGGGCGTCCACACGTTTCCCGGGAAGGAGCCCCTCCTCTGGGCGCTCGCGACGCCCGTCCAGTTCTGGGCCGGGCGCGACTTCTACGCGAACGCATGGAAGGCGCTCCTCAACCGGTCCGCGACGATGGACACCCTCATCGCGCTCGGCACGACGGCCGCGTACGCGGTGAGCGTCCTCGCCATCCTCGCGCCCGCCTGGACCCCGGGCGGCGGCCACGTCTATTTCGAAGTGAGCGCGACCGTGATCGCGCTCGTGCTGCTCGGCAAGATGCTCGAGGCGCGGGCGAAGAGCCGCTCCTCGGCGGCGATCGAGCGTCTTCTCGCGCTCAAGCCTCGAACGGCGATGCGCCTCGTCGACGGCCGCGAGGAGGAGGTTCCCGTGGAAGTCCTCGCCGTGGGCGACAGGTACGTCGTGCGACCGGGCGAGAAGCTCGCGGCGGACGGGGTCGTCGTCGAGGGACGCGCCGTCGTGGACGAGAGCATGATCACGGGCGAGCCGATTCCCGTCGAGAAGAATCCGGGCGCCGCCGTCGTCGGCGGCACGATCGACGCGAACGGACGCCTCGTGGTCGAGGTCACGCGGAGCGAGCGCGAATCGCTTCTCGCGCAGATCGTTCGGCTCGTCGAGGACGCGCAGATGCGGAAGGCGCCGATCGAGCGCCTCGCGGATCGCGTTTCCGGCGTGTTCGTGCCCGTCGTCCTCGTCGTCGCGACGGTGGCCGCGGCGCTCTGGATGACGGTCGGGGCCGACCTCGTCGTCTCGACGGGGCACGACCCCGCGCGTTTCGCGCTCTTCAGCTTCGTGGGCGTGCTCGTCATCGCGTGCCCGTGCGCCCTCGGCCTCGCGACGCCGACCGCCATCATGGTCGGGACGGGCAAGGGCGCGGAGCGGGGGGTGCTGCTCAAGGGCGGCGAGGCGCTCGAGGTCGCCCACACGGTGGACGTCGTCGTCTTCGACAAGACCGGCACCCTCACGGAGGGTCGCCCGCGGGTGACGGACGTCGTCGCGTACGGCGAAAACGACGTGCTCGCGCTCGCCGCCGCCGTGGAGCGCGGGAGCGAGCATCCCCTGGGGGAGGCGATCGTCCGGGAGGCCGAAGCGCGCGGAATCGCCGTTCCCGCGGCCGCCGAGTTCGAGGCCATCCCGGGGCACGGCGTCGGAGCGATCGTATCGGGCCGCGCGGTCGCGCTCGGGAACCGTCGCCTCGCGGCCGGCATGGGCGTCGCGGTCCCCGCGCCGGCGGAGGCGGACCTCGCGCGTCTCGAAAGCGACGGGAAGACCGCGGTCCTCGTCATCGTCGACGAGCGGGTCGTCGGCCTTGTCGCGGTCGCGGACGCGATCAAGCCCACCGCCGAGGCCGCCGTGAGGCGGCTTGAGGCGCGCGGGGTCGAGGTGGCGCTCCTCACCGGCGACAACCGGCGCGCCGCGGAGGCGGTCGCCGCGCGGCTCGGGATCCGCCGCGTCCACGCCGAGGTGCTCCCCGCGGACAAGGCGGAGGTGGTGCGCGCGCTCCAGAACGAAGGCCGCATCGTCGCGTTCGTGGGCGACGGCATCAACGACGCGCCCGCGCTCGCGCAGGCGGACCTCGGGATCGCGGTGGGGTCGGGAACCGACGTCGCGGTCGAGACGGGCGACGTCGTCCTCGTGCGCGACGACCTCACGGCCGTCGCGGGCGCGCTCGAGCTCTCCGCGAGGACGTTCTCGAAGATCCGCCAGAATCTCTTCTGGGCCTTCGCCTACAACACGGCGGGCATCCCGGTCGCGGCCGGGCTCCTCTTCGCGTTCCCCATCCTCGGCGAGCGCCTGCTCCTGCACCCCTCCCTCGCGGCCGCGGCCATGGCGCTTTCGAGCGTGAGCGTCGTCCTCAACGCGACGCTCCTCAGGCGGGTGGAGGTCTGAGGCGGACCGAAGCCCTCATGCGCGGAGCGCCGGATGGCCGACGCGGGCACGTGGCTTAGTCTGGATAGAGCTCCGGCCTTCTAAGCCGGGGGTCGCGGGTTCGAATCCCGCCGTGCCCGCCTGTCGCGTCCCGGGGCCGTACGGACAACGTTAAAGGCCGAAGTCGGCATAGCCCGGAGCGATGCCCGGGGATGCCGAGACGCTCCTCATGAAGGTGGAAAGCGTCCTCCTGAGCGGCCAGGGTCCCGTTGTCTTCCTCGCGCCCGCGAACGGCGGCGGGGACGACCGCGTGCTGCCCATCTTCATCGACCACGGCCAGGCGCTGAACATCCAGCTTGCGCTCGAGAAGCAGCTCTCGCCGAGGCCCATGACGCACGATCTCTTCTCGGCCGTCCTGAACGAGCTCGGCGCCAT is a window from the Candidatus Thermoplasmatota archaeon genome containing:
- a CDS encoding sulfite oxidase — encoded protein: MLAGLARRTIEERPFNASTPIAALQGSTTPTALHYVRNHFDVPKVDRERWRLSVGGLVARRLGLSYADLAARPARTLTVTMECAGNGRTRMTPVPKGTPWDEGAVSTATWTGTPLASVLSEAGIEPGAVELLFRGLDRGVEGGREMAYERSLTVEEAHHPDVLLVWSMNGEPLPRDHGGPVRLLVPGWYGMASVKWLDAIEAIAAPFEGWFQTERYVYADAEGRTIEPVTRMRLRALIAAPQAGSTLRAGRDATVEGVAWSGGAPVERVDVSVDGGRSWHHADLDTHPSPYAWRAFRWTWKAPPAGEATLLARAYDADGAAQPLEPPWNRYGYGQNAVTPVKVRVSPS
- a CDS encoding heavy metal translocating P-type ATPase, with the translated sequence MEQTTLKVGGMTCASCVRTVEDALKQVPGVTEARVNLATEEARVAFDPARAPPEALAAAVRGAGYDVIDDATREATAAYRETEARRRARQFHVAGFLAVPILVLSMGLELAGVHTFPGKEPLLWALATPVQFWAGRDFYANAWKALLNRSATMDTLIALGTTAAYAVSVLAILAPAWTPGGGHVYFEVSATVIALVLLGKMLEARAKSRSSAAIERLLALKPRTAMRLVDGREEEVPVEVLAVGDRYVVRPGEKLAADGVVVEGRAVVDESMITGEPIPVEKNPGAAVVGGTIDANGRLVVEVTRSERESLLAQIVRLVEDAQMRKAPIERLADRVSGVFVPVVLVVATVAAALWMTVGADLVVSTGHDPARFALFSFVGVLVIACPCALGLATPTAIMVGTGKGAERGVLLKGGEALEVAHTVDVVVFDKTGTLTEGRPRVTDVVAYGENDVLALAAAVERGSEHPLGEAIVREAEARGIAVPAAAEFEAIPGHGVGAIVSGRAVALGNRRLAAGMGVAVPAPAEADLARLESDGKTAVLVIVDERVVGLVAVADAIKPTAEAAVRRLEARGVEVALLTGDNRRAAEAVAARLGIRRVHAEVLPADKAEVVRALQNEGRIVAFVGDGINDAPALAQADLGIAVGSGTDVAVETGDVVLVRDDLTAVAGALELSARTFSKIRQNLFWAFAYNTAGIPVAAGLLFAFPILGERLLLHPSLAAAAMALSSVSVVLNATLLRRVEV